In Nakamurella alba, a single genomic region encodes these proteins:
- a CDS encoding dihydrolipoamide acetyltransferase family protein: MSIRTFALPDVGEGLTEAEILSWRVAAGDTVEVNQILVEIETAKAAVELPSPFAGRVDRLLVEPGVTVAVGTPIIAVETGTSGDPAAAAPATSGDGGTRIGETGADGRIATLVGFVDPHAGVTRRPRRSRPLDSDELDLDREDIPRAPRREPVAPVPTDTAPDPAAAAPAAAAPAAAAPAAAAPAAAAIPAAVDPTPGVPAPAAPVGGVPAADASAPAAVTGDAAAAPAGLVADPSPAGSLAPKAAPPVRKLAKELGVDLRTIAPARADGIISRAEVEAAAAPSAAPTAAAAPPAPAGAVLAAAGGSGFDPVTRERRIPIKGVRKATAQAMVASAFGAPHVTEFLTVDVTPMIELRDRLRRTPGFADLKIGPLTFAARAVCLALRRTPELNATWDADAGVIVEKQYVHLGIAAATPRGLVVPNIRDADALDLAGLAGALADLTATARAGRTTPAAMSGGTFTITNIGVLGVDTGTPILNPGESGILALGSVKDAPWVVDGQLAVRKVCQLALSFDHRVVDGAQGSRFLADVGALLADPALAITF; encoded by the coding sequence ATGAGCATCCGGACCTTCGCCCTGCCGGACGTGGGGGAGGGCCTCACCGAGGCCGAGATCCTGTCGTGGCGGGTCGCGGCGGGTGACACCGTCGAGGTCAACCAGATCCTGGTCGAGATCGAGACCGCCAAGGCGGCGGTCGAGCTGCCGTCGCCGTTCGCCGGCCGCGTCGACCGACTGCTCGTCGAGCCGGGCGTCACCGTCGCCGTCGGGACGCCGATCATCGCGGTCGAGACCGGCACCTCCGGTGACCCGGCGGCCGCCGCTCCGGCCACGTCCGGGGACGGTGGGACGCGGATCGGGGAGACCGGCGCCGACGGCCGGATCGCCACCCTGGTCGGATTCGTCGATCCGCACGCCGGGGTGACCCGGAGGCCGCGGCGGTCCCGCCCCTTGGACTCCGACGAGCTCGATCTGGACCGCGAGGACATCCCGCGGGCCCCGCGTCGGGAACCCGTGGCGCCGGTCCCGACCGACACCGCCCCCGATCCAGCCGCGGCCGCTCCTGCCGCGGCCGCTCCTGCCGCGGCCGCTCCTGCCGCGGCCGCTCCTGCTGCCGCCGCGATCCCTGCCGCCGTCGATCCGACGCCTGGGGTTCCTGCTCCGGCTGCTCCCGTGGGCGGTGTTCCGGCTGCCGACGCGTCGGCCCCGGCCGCGGTGACCGGAGACGCGGCAGCCGCGCCGGCCGGCCTTGTCGCCGACCCTTCGCCGGCCGGAAGCCTGGCGCCGAAGGCGGCGCCACCGGTGCGCAAGCTGGCCAAGGAGCTCGGCGTCGATCTGCGCACCATCGCCCCTGCGCGGGCCGACGGGATCATCAGCCGCGCCGAGGTCGAGGCTGCTGCCGCTCCGTCGGCTGCCCCGACTGCTGCCGCTGCTCCGCCGGCTCCTGCCGGTGCCGTTCTGGCAGCGGCCGGCGGGTCCGGGTTCGACCCGGTGACCAGGGAGCGGCGTATCCCGATCAAGGGCGTGCGCAAGGCGACCGCGCAGGCCATGGTGGCCAGTGCGTTCGGCGCCCCGCACGTCACCGAGTTCCTCACCGTCGACGTGACGCCGATGATCGAGCTGCGCGACCGGCTGCGCCGGACGCCGGGGTTCGCCGATCTGAAGATCGGTCCGCTGACCTTCGCCGCCCGGGCCGTCTGCCTGGCGCTGCGCCGGACCCCGGAGCTGAACGCCACCTGGGACGCGGACGCCGGGGTGATCGTCGAGAAGCAATACGTCCACCTCGGCATCGCCGCCGCCACCCCGCGGGGCCTGGTGGTGCCGAACATCCGGGACGCCGACGCCCTCGATCTCGCCGGGTTGGCCGGAGCGCTGGCCGACCTCACCGCCACCGCCCGGGCGGGCCGCACCACTCCCGCCGCGATGTCCGGCGGCACCTTCACCATCACCAACATCGGGGTGCTCGGGGTCGACACCGGCACCCCGATCCTCAACCCCGGCGAGTCCGGGATCCTCGCGCTGGGCTCGGTCAAGGATGCACCCTGGGTGGTCGACGGTCAGCTCGCCGTCCGCAAGGTCTGCCAGCTCGCCCTCTCCTTCGACCACCGTGTGGTCGACGGCGCCCAGGGGTCCCGGTTCCTCGCCGACGTCGGCGCGCTGCTGGCCGATCCGGCGCTGGCCATCACCTTCTGA
- a CDS encoding trans-aconitate 2-methyltransferase, whose amino-acid sequence MAFRWDPAQYRRHAGDRGRPFFDLVARIGADAPERVVDLGCGPGNLTVSLTGRWPQAAVEGIDSSAEMIEEATGLGSPVDFRRQDIADWTPPARPTVVVSNAALQWVPGHPDLLRGWLAALANGSWFALQIPGNFTAPSHVIMRELAESPRWAPQLAGVLRHQDTVLPAVDYAGTFLDAGWQVDAWETTYIHRLTGADPVVDWVRGTGLRPVLEVLQGADRDEFVDEYTRRIRQAYPPGPHGTLFPFRRIFAVGSRP is encoded by the coding sequence ATGGCCTTCAGGTGGGACCCCGCGCAGTACCGCCGGCACGCCGGCGACCGAGGCCGCCCGTTCTTCGACCTTGTCGCCCGGATCGGGGCCGACGCGCCGGAGCGGGTGGTCGACCTGGGCTGCGGGCCCGGCAATCTGACCGTCTCGTTGACCGGTCGCTGGCCGCAGGCGGCCGTCGAGGGCATCGACTCCTCCGCCGAGATGATCGAGGAGGCGACCGGGCTCGGCAGCCCGGTCGACTTCCGCCGGCAGGACATCGCCGACTGGACACCGCCGGCCCGGCCCACGGTCGTGGTCTCCAATGCCGCGCTGCAGTGGGTGCCCGGCCACCCCGACCTGCTCCGCGGCTGGCTCGCCGCTCTCGCCAACGGCTCGTGGTTCGCGCTGCAGATCCCCGGCAACTTCACCGCCCCGTCGCACGTCATCATGCGGGAGCTGGCCGAGTCGCCCCGCTGGGCGCCACAGCTCGCCGGGGTGCTCCGCCACCAGGACACCGTGCTCCCCGCCGTCGACTACGCCGGGACCTTCCTCGACGCCGGCTGGCAGGTCGATGCCTGGGAGACCACCTACATCCATCGGTTGACCGGGGCGGACCCGGTCGTCGACTGGGTGCGCGGCACCGGACTGCGCCCGGTGCTGGAGGTGCTGCAGGGTGCCGACCGGGACGAGTTCGTCGACGAGTACACCCGGCGGATCCGGCAGGCCTACCCGCCGGGACCGCACGGCACCCTCTTCCCGTTCCGCCGGATCTTCGCCGTCGGCAGCCGGCCGTGA
- a CDS encoding pilus assembly protein CpaE: MSAISRGLALALRHAGLPWNPASGDRFSLLDENFAGDVFTLADMTIEPQGPAGRQVLGFNGTTEWALDSVEFVDALWLPREDQLRELLGAYFRGLELTDQGYEVTVHLPGEDPRTIPAETAPDAYALAVLARLGAAEEAAGRAAPD; this comes from the coding sequence GTGAGCGCGATCTCCCGCGGGCTGGCGCTGGCACTCCGGCACGCCGGTCTGCCGTGGAACCCGGCCTCCGGGGACAGGTTCAGCCTGCTCGACGAGAACTTCGCCGGCGACGTGTTCACCCTCGCCGACATGACGATCGAACCGCAGGGCCCGGCCGGCCGACAGGTCCTCGGCTTCAACGGCACCACCGAGTGGGCCCTGGACTCCGTGGAGTTCGTCGACGCACTGTGGCTCCCGCGCGAGGACCAGCTCAGGGAGCTGCTCGGCGCCTACTTCCGCGGGCTCGAGCTCACCGACCAGGGCTACGAAGTCACCGTGCACCTGCCGGGTGAGGACCCGCGGACCATTCCTGCCGAGACCGCCCCGGATGCCTACGCCCTGGCGGTGCTGGCCCGGCTGGGTGCGGCAGAGGAAGCCGCCGGCCGGGCCGCGCCGGACTGA
- a CDS encoding GroES family chaperonin, whose translation MLHDRILIRTASGPGERTSRGGILIPATAEVAKRLVWGEVQGAGQHVRSVKVGDRVLYSPEDQYEVEIGGETYLVLRERDLQAVANESSSGGTGLYL comes from the coding sequence ATGCTGCACGACCGGATCCTCATCCGGACCGCGAGCGGACCGGGCGAACGCACCTCCCGTGGCGGGATCCTGATCCCGGCGACGGCGGAGGTGGCCAAGCGACTGGTCTGGGGCGAGGTGCAGGGCGCCGGCCAGCACGTCCGTTCGGTCAAGGTCGGCGACCGGGTGCTCTACTCGCCCGAGGACCAGTACGAGGTGGAGATCGGCGGCGAGACCTACCTCGTCCTGCGCGAGCGCGACCTGCAGGCCGTGGCCAACGAGTCCAGCAGCGGCGGCACCGGCCTGTACCTCTGA
- the sthA gene encoding Si-specific NAD(P)(+) transhydrogenase, whose product MADHYDLVVIGSGPAGQKAAIAAAKLGRRAVVIERKNMVGGVCINTGTIPSKTLREAVLYLTGLNQRELYGQAYRVKDDITVGDLSARTHHVISREIDVIRNQLSRNRVGLIPGTARFLDPHTVEVENEVGIRQTITGDKFVVAVGTRPARPSSVDFDGQTIVDSDQILNMEKVPTSMVVVGAGVIGIEYASMFAALGTKVTVVEKRPRMLDFCDEEIVEALKYQLRDLAVTFRFGESVKTVEKHPGGTLTILESGKKFPAETVLYSAGRQGVTDELNVTAAGIETADRGRIEVNEYFQTSVDHIYAVGDVIGFPALAATSMEQGRRASYHAFGEPVGGKLGDLQPIGIYTIPEISYVGRTEDDLTSENVPFEVGVSRYRELARGAILGDSYGMLKLLVHAESRQLLGVHVFGSNATELVHIGQTVMGCGGTVDYLVDAVFNYPTLAESYKVAALDAVNKMRAIARVTSGHEDPGRERVELPV is encoded by the coding sequence ATGGCGGACCACTACGACCTCGTTGTGATCGGATCCGGCCCGGCCGGTCAGAAGGCGGCCATCGCCGCCGCCAAGCTGGGCCGCCGCGCCGTGGTCATCGAGCGCAAGAACATGGTGGGCGGCGTCTGCATCAACACCGGCACCATCCCGTCGAAGACGCTGCGCGAGGCGGTGCTCTACCTGACCGGGCTGAACCAGCGCGAGCTCTACGGCCAGGCCTACCGGGTCAAGGACGACATCACCGTCGGCGACCTGTCGGCCCGGACCCATCACGTGATCAGCCGCGAGATCGACGTCATCCGCAACCAGCTCTCCCGCAACCGGGTCGGCCTGATCCCCGGCACCGCGCGTTTCCTCGACCCGCACACCGTCGAGGTGGAGAACGAGGTCGGCATCCGGCAGACCATCACCGGCGACAAGTTCGTCGTCGCCGTCGGCACCCGCCCGGCCCGCCCGAGCTCCGTCGACTTCGACGGCCAGACGATCGTCGACTCCGACCAGATCCTGAACATGGAGAAGGTGCCGACCTCGATGGTCGTGGTCGGCGCCGGAGTCATCGGCATCGAGTACGCCTCGATGTTCGCGGCCCTGGGCACCAAGGTCACCGTGGTGGAGAAGCGGCCGCGGATGCTCGACTTCTGCGACGAGGAGATCGTCGAGGCGCTCAAGTACCAGCTGCGCGACCTGGCGGTCACCTTCCGGTTCGGCGAGTCGGTGAAGACGGTCGAGAAGCACCCGGGCGGCACGCTGACGATCCTGGAGTCCGGCAAGAAGTTCCCGGCCGAGACGGTGCTCTACTCGGCCGGCCGGCAGGGTGTCACCGACGAACTCAACGTCACCGCAGCAGGTATCGAGACGGCCGACCGCGGGCGCATCGAGGTGAACGAGTACTTCCAGACCTCCGTGGACCACATCTACGCGGTCGGTGACGTGATCGGCTTCCCGGCGCTGGCCGCCACCTCCATGGAGCAAGGCCGCCGGGCGTCGTACCACGCGTTCGGCGAGCCGGTCGGCGGGAAACTCGGTGACCTGCAACCGATCGGCATCTACACGATCCCGGAGATCTCCTACGTCGGCCGCACCGAGGACGACCTGACGAGCGAGAACGTGCCGTTCGAGGTGGGGGTCTCGCGCTACCGCGAGCTGGCCCGCGGGGCGATCCTGGGAGACTCCTACGGGATGCTGAAGCTGTTGGTGCACGCGGAGTCCCGGCAGCTGCTCGGCGTGCACGTGTTCGGCAGCAACGCCACCGAGCTGGTGCACATCGGCCAGACCGTCATGGGCTGCGGCGGCACCGTCGACTACCTGGTCGACGCGGTCTTCAACTACCCGACGCTGGCCGAGTCCTACAAGGTCGCGGCACTGGATGCCGTCAACAAGATGCGGGCCATCGCCCGGGTCACCTCGGGGCACGAGGACCCCGGCCGCGAGCGCGTCGAACTCCCCGTCTGA
- a CDS encoding MarR family winged helix-turn-helix transcriptional regulator, with product MTTTSAPAAALTDATRSLRGVVGEMKLLTKELGRDLTTSAPVGALMVLAHVATTGPQRACRIAGSMDLDPSVVSRHIRTLEDRGFLVRRTDADDRRAQEIDLTPHGLTVMREISAQVDDRVRTVLDSWSDDEIDQLGTLLRRLHHGLVSAR from the coding sequence ATGACAACGACGTCGGCCCCGGCCGCCGCTCTCACCGACGCGACCCGGTCGCTGCGCGGTGTGGTCGGCGAGATGAAGCTGCTCACCAAGGAACTCGGCCGGGACCTGACCACCAGTGCCCCGGTCGGGGCGTTGATGGTGCTCGCCCATGTGGCCACCACCGGGCCGCAGCGGGCCTGCCGGATCGCCGGCTCGATGGACCTCGATCCTTCCGTGGTCAGCCGGCACATCCGCACGCTCGAGGATCGCGGTTTCCTGGTCCGACGGACCGACGCGGACGACCGGCGCGCCCAGGAGATCGACCTGACACCCCACGGACTCACCGTGATGAGGGAGATCTCGGCGCAGGTCGACGACCGCGTCCGGACCGTGCTCGACAGCTGGTCCGACGACGAGATCGACCAACTGGGAACACTTCTCCGTCGGCTCCATCACGGACTGGTCTCCGCCCGCTGA
- a CDS encoding MDR family MFS transporter, which yields MSATATEVAAPPKMSHRAVIQALSGLLLGMLVAILSSTVVSTSLPRIIGDLGGSQASYTWVVTATLLATTVSTPIWGKFADLFNRKLLVQLSLAIFVIGSALAGLSQNSGELIGFRVLQGLGAGGLTALATVIIADIISPRERGRYMGLLGAVMAVGTVGGPLLGGVITDSIGWRWNFYVGVPLAAVAIVLLQKTLHLPTRRRDGVRIDVLGVALITGAVSLLLIWVTLGGHQFAWGSATSIVMVIGAVLLAVLFVVVELRVAEPILPLDLFRNRTFVLAVVASLAVGVAMFGTSVFLSQYMQLARGKTPTMSGILTIPMIAGVLLASTIAGQLISRTGFWKRYVVTGSAVLVVGLLLMGTIRYDTGWVPLSVYMFLVGVGVGMVMQNLVLVVQNTLPQDRMGSGTAAVAFFRSLGGAIGVSVMGAVLSSRVGTLTAAGMAELGLPTSGGSGTIPDLATLPAPVRTVVESAYGEAVGDIFLLAVPLAIITLVAVVFLPNAVLGTRSGVQQQTGSDEAGAAPVLADQLVDEAEAATALVPATHAAQDRRRDALD from the coding sequence ATGTCCGCAACAGCCACGGAAGTGGCCGCACCGCCGAAGATGTCGCACCGCGCCGTGATCCAGGCGCTGTCCGGGCTGCTGCTCGGGATGCTCGTCGCGATCCTCAGCTCGACGGTCGTGTCGACGTCGCTGCCGCGGATCATCGGTGACCTCGGCGGGTCGCAGGCCTCCTACACCTGGGTGGTGACCGCGACGCTGCTCGCCACCACGGTGAGCACGCCGATCTGGGGGAAGTTCGCCGACCTGTTCAACCGCAAACTGCTCGTGCAGCTCTCGCTGGCGATCTTCGTCATCGGTTCGGCGCTGGCCGGGCTGAGCCAGAACTCCGGTGAGCTCATCGGTTTCCGGGTGCTGCAGGGGCTGGGCGCCGGCGGCCTGACCGCGCTGGCCACGGTGATCATCGCCGACATCATCTCGCCGCGGGAACGCGGCCGGTACATGGGTCTGCTCGGCGCCGTGATGGCCGTCGGCACGGTCGGCGGCCCGTTGCTCGGCGGGGTCATCACCGATTCCATCGGCTGGCGCTGGAACTTCTACGTCGGTGTGCCGCTGGCTGCCGTTGCGATCGTGCTGCTGCAGAAGACACTGCACCTGCCGACCCGCCGCCGGGACGGCGTGCGCATCGACGTGCTGGGTGTCGCCCTGATCACCGGAGCCGTGTCCCTGCTGCTGATCTGGGTCACTCTCGGCGGCCACCAGTTCGCCTGGGGGTCCGCCACCAGCATCGTGATGGTGATCGGCGCCGTGCTGCTGGCCGTGCTGTTCGTGGTGGTGGAGCTGCGGGTCGCCGAGCCGATCCTGCCGCTGGACCTGTTCCGCAACCGCACCTTCGTGCTCGCTGTCGTGGCCAGCCTCGCCGTCGGTGTGGCGATGTTCGGCACTTCGGTGTTCCTCAGCCAGTACATGCAGCTGGCCCGGGGCAAGACCCCGACCATGTCCGGCATCCTCACCATCCCGATGATCGCCGGCGTGCTGCTGGCCTCGACGATCGCCGGCCAATTGATCAGCCGGACCGGCTTCTGGAAGCGTTACGTCGTCACCGGTTCCGCGGTGCTGGTCGTGGGACTGTTGCTGATGGGCACGATCCGGTACGACACCGGCTGGGTCCCGTTGTCGGTCTACATGTTCCTGGTCGGCGTCGGCGTCGGCATGGTGATGCAGAACCTGGTCCTCGTCGTGCAGAACACCCTGCCGCAGGACCGGATGGGCTCCGGCACCGCAGCGGTTGCGTTCTTCCGCAGCCTGGGTGGCGCGATCGGTGTGTCGGTCATGGGCGCGGTGCTGAGCAGCCGGGTCGGCACGCTGACCGCGGCCGGCATGGCGGAGCTGGGCCTGCCGACCTCCGGCGGAAGTGGGACGATCCCCGACCTGGCGACGCTGCCCGCCCCGGTCCGCACCGTGGTCGAGTCCGCCTACGGCGAGGCGGTCGGCGACATCTTCCTGCTCGCGGTCCCGCTGGCGATCATCACCCTGGTCGCTGTGGTCTTCCTGCCGAACGCGGTGCTGGGCACCCGCTCCGGTGTCCAGCAGCAGACCGGCTCCGACGAGGCCGGGGCGGCTCCGGTCCTGGCCGACCAGCTGGTCGACGAGGCGGAGGCCGCCACCGCGCTGGTCCCCGCGACGCACGCCGCCCAGGACCGGCGAC